The following proteins are encoded in a genomic region of Desulfobulbaceae bacterium:
- a CDS encoding nucleotidyltransferase domain-containing protein, producing MPELTAIEIAVVEQLADTFPHLVAIYLHDSAAKGRLHATSDIDIALLFSGKDIPERIELFLLAPVLEQRVGRKVDLSILSTSNTVFAKEVLVNGKLLYCTNTMLHDQFAMYVFSFYGKLNDERAEILRAYQAQ from the coding sequence ATGCCAGAATTGACTGCCATCGAAATAGCTGTCGTTGAACAACTTGCTGACACATTCCCTCATCTTGTCGCAATCTACCTCCATGATTCTGCCGCAAAAGGGAGATTGCACGCGACAAGCGATATCGATATCGCCTTATTGTTTAGCGGAAAAGACATCCCAGAGCGGATAGAACTCTTTCTTCTTGCCCCAGTGCTTGAGCAAAGAGTCGGCAGGAAAGTCGACCTGAGCATCCTCAGTACGAGCAATACTGTTTTTGCCAAGGAAGTCCTTGTCAACGGCAAACTCCTTTATTGCACAAACACCATGTTGCACGATCAGTTCGCCATGTATGTTTTTTCTTTTTACGGAAAACTCAATGACGAGCGGGCTGAAATTCTCCGCGCGTACCAGGCTCAATGA
- a CDS encoding DUF86 domain-containing protein, with protein sequence MTDDILLNKTAIIERCLRRIAEEYNACPQLNNYTHVDALILNLERACQATIDMAMHIVAQRRLGIPQGSADAFVLLCQNGMIEQDLSTRLIAMVGFRNIAIHEYQGLNLEIVQFILDKGIYDFIEFCRQLGLQVNSVLNSRPM encoded by the coding sequence GTGACAGATGACATATTGTTAAACAAAACCGCCATCATTGAACGATGCTTGAGACGTATTGCCGAAGAGTATAACGCCTGCCCGCAATTGAATAATTATACTCATGTAGATGCCCTGATTCTAAACCTGGAGCGCGCCTGCCAGGCAACCATTGATATGGCAATGCACATCGTGGCTCAACGGCGGCTCGGTATTCCCCAGGGCAGCGCCGATGCCTTCGTCCTTTTGTGCCAAAACGGAATGATCGAGCAAGACCTATCAACACGGCTCATCGCCATGGTCGGCTTTCGAAACATTGCCATCCATGAATACCAGGGCCTGAACCTGGAAATAGTCCAATTTATCCTCGACAAGGGAATCTATGATTTTATTGAGTTCTGTCGGCAATTGGGGCTCCAGGTAAATAGCGTATTGAATTCACGACCGATGTAA